From Deferrisoma camini S3R1, the proteins below share one genomic window:
- a CDS encoding bis(5'-nucleosyl)-tetraphosphatase, with translation MEKRVLSAGIVPVRLTPEGPRFLVLRAYRCWDFPKGEVEPGEEPLDAALREAREETGLREFRFRWGTQWRETPPYGRGKVARYYVAEAGAGEVRLGVNPDLGRPEHHEYRWLGYEDARRLLADRVRPVLDWAHGLVTAGSGPVPP, from the coding sequence GTGGAGAAGAGGGTGCTGTCCGCAGGGATCGTTCCGGTGCGCCTGACCCCGGAGGGGCCGAGGTTTCTCGTGCTCCGGGCGTACCGGTGCTGGGACTTCCCCAAGGGGGAGGTGGAGCCGGGGGAGGAGCCGCTCGACGCGGCCCTGCGGGAGGCCCGCGAGGAGACCGGCCTCCGGGAGTTCCGGTTCCGGTGGGGCACGCAGTGGCGGGAGACCCCGCCTTACGGCCGGGGAAAGGTGGCCCGGTACTACGTGGCCGAGGCCGGGGCGGGGGAGGTCCGGCTGGGGGTGAACCCCGATCTGGGCCGGCCCGAGCACCACGAGTACCGGTGGCTGGGTTACGAGGACGCCCGGCGGCTCCTGGCCGATCGGGTCCGGCCGGTTCTGGACTGGGCCCACGGGCTGGTCACGGCCGGGTCCGGCCCCGTTCCACCCTGA
- a CDS encoding VOC family protein gives MSVPARYVHTNLVAEDWRALAAFYERVFGCVPVPPERDYAGEALDAGTGLRGARLTGVHLRLPGWGENGPTLEIFSYDPSAERGQTAVNRPGFGHIAFAVEDVEAARQAVLDAGGRAVGEVVRLRAANGARVRWCYVTDPEGNGIELQAWEP, from the coding sequence ATGTCGGTTCCTGCGAGATATGTGCACACGAACCTGGTTGCGGAAGACTGGCGCGCCCTGGCTGCATTCTACGAGAGGGTCTTCGGGTGCGTGCCGGTGCCGCCGGAGCGCGACTATGCCGGCGAGGCGTTGGACGCGGGCACGGGGCTACGGGGGGCCCGTCTGACCGGCGTGCACCTGCGGCTGCCCGGGTGGGGAGAGAACGGCCCCACGCTCGAGATCTTCAGCTACGATCCCTCTGCGGAGCGGGGGCAGACCGCCGTGAACCGGCCGGGGTTCGGGCACATCGCCTTCGCGGTGGAGGACGTGGAGGCGGCCCGGCAGGCGGTCCTGGATGCCGGCGGCCGCGCCGTGGGCGAGGTGGTGAGGCTGCGGGCGGCGAACGGCGCCCGGGTCCGCTGGTGCTACGTGACCGACCCCGAGGGCAACGGGATCGAGCTGCAGGCCTGGGAGCCGTAG